Proteins from a single region of Ziziphus jujuba cultivar Dongzao chromosome 1, ASM3175591v1:
- the LOC125418091 gene encoding transcription termination factor MTEF1, chloroplastic isoform X2: protein MQETHFVSSFSNNTNPFSTPRPPHFLSFHTHHHDFASLPPPIRTFQFPILSSKTTVSLPPKHPTPTSQIPSISPPPPPPPPPPPPLNSDFQEKMLFLDSIGIDFLSLIHDYPPVVSASLSDIKSTVEFVTSMGFTAVEFRRIVGMCPEVLASRVADIVPVLTFLIREARVNGLELKRVINRRPRLLACSVKDQLRPTLYFLQSIGISEVNRYTNLLSCSVEEKLIPRIEYLEKIGFSHRDALSMFRRFPQLFCYSIKDNFEPKFDYFVVEMGRDLKDLKEFPHYFSFSLENRIKPRHQICVEKGVCFPLPILLKTNEAQFRDRLEVEPLTSLSLQF from the exons ATGCAAGAAACTCACTTCGTCTCATCCTTCTCCAACAACACCAATCCCTTTTCCACTCCCAGACCTCCCCATTTCCTTTCCTTCCATACCCACCACCATGATTTCGCTTCCCTTCCTCCCCCCATTAGAACCTTCCAATTCCCAATTCTTTCCTCTAAAACCACCGTTTCTCTCCCTCCCAAACACCCAACTCCAACTTCACAAATCCCCTCTATATCCCCACCCCCACCTCCGCCTCCACCTCCTCCACCCCCACTCAACTCTGACTTCCAAGAGAAAATGCTCTTCCTCGACTCCATCGGCATAGACTTCCTTTCCCTAATCCACGACTACCCTCCTGTCGTTTCCGCTTCTCTTTCCGATATCAAGTCCACCGTCGAGTTCGTAACCTCCATGGGCTTCACGGCGGTCGAGTTCCGGCGGATTGTCGGCATGTGCCCTGAAGTTCTCGCCTCCCGGGTCGCCGATATCGTCCCTGTTTTGACGTTTTTGATACGGGAAGCCCGCGTTAATGGTTTGGAGCTTAAACGGGTCATAAACCGGCGGCCTAGATTGCTAGCTTGCAGCGTCAAGGATCAGCTCCGACCCACTTTGTATTTCCTCCAGAGCATTGGGATTTCGGAGGTGAACAGGTACACCAACTTGCTTTCTTGTAGCGTCGAAGAAAAGCTGATACCCAGAATCGAATACTTGGAAAAGATTGGGTTTTCTCATCGGGATGCTTTGTCTATGTTTCGGAGATTTCCGCAGCTGTTTTGCTACAGCATCAAAGACAATTTTGAGCCGAAATTCGATTACTTTGTGGTGGAAATGGGAAGGGATTTGAAGGACCTGAAGGAGTTCCCGCATTACTTTTCGTTTAGCTTAGAGAACAGGATTAAGCCGAGGCACCAAATCTGTGTAGAAAAGGGTGTGTGCTTTCCTCTTCCTATATTGTTAAAGACCAACGAGGCTCAATTCCGTGATAGATTGGAG GTGGAACCTTTGACTTCTCTTTCTCTTCAATTTTAG
- the LOC125418091 gene encoding transcription termination factor MTEF1, chloroplastic isoform X3 yields the protein MQETHFVSSFSNNTNPFSTPRPPHFLSFHTHHHDFASLPPPIRTFQFPILSSKTTVSLPPKHPTPTSQIPSISPPPPPPPPPPPPLNSDFQEKMLFLDSIGIDFLSLIHDYPPVVSASLSDIKSTVEFVTSMGFTAVEFRRIVGMCPEVLASRVADIVPVLTFLIREARVNGLELKRVINRRPRLLACSVKDQLRPTLYFLQSIGISEVNRYTNLLSCSVEEKLIPRIEYLEKIGFSHRDALSMFRRFPQLFCYSIKDNFEPKFDYFVVEMGRDLKDLKEFPHYFSFSLENRIKPRHQICVEKGVCFPLPILLKTNEAQFRDRLEVHQS from the exons ATGCAAGAAACTCACTTCGTCTCATCCTTCTCCAACAACACCAATCCCTTTTCCACTCCCAGACCTCCCCATTTCCTTTCCTTCCATACCCACCACCATGATTTCGCTTCCCTTCCTCCCCCCATTAGAACCTTCCAATTCCCAATTCTTTCCTCTAAAACCACCGTTTCTCTCCCTCCCAAACACCCAACTCCAACTTCACAAATCCCCTCTATATCCCCACCCCCACCTCCGCCTCCACCTCCTCCACCCCCACTCAACTCTGACTTCCAAGAGAAAATGCTCTTCCTCGACTCCATCGGCATAGACTTCCTTTCCCTAATCCACGACTACCCTCCTGTCGTTTCCGCTTCTCTTTCCGATATCAAGTCCACCGTCGAGTTCGTAACCTCCATGGGCTTCACGGCGGTCGAGTTCCGGCGGATTGTCGGCATGTGCCCTGAAGTTCTCGCCTCCCGGGTCGCCGATATCGTCCCTGTTTTGACGTTTTTGATACGGGAAGCCCGCGTTAATGGTTTGGAGCTTAAACGGGTCATAAACCGGCGGCCTAGATTGCTAGCTTGCAGCGTCAAGGATCAGCTCCGACCCACTTTGTATTTCCTCCAGAGCATTGGGATTTCGGAGGTGAACAGGTACACCAACTTGCTTTCTTGTAGCGTCGAAGAAAAGCTGATACCCAGAATCGAATACTTGGAAAAGATTGGGTTTTCTCATCGGGATGCTTTGTCTATGTTTCGGAGATTTCCGCAGCTGTTTTGCTACAGCATCAAAGACAATTTTGAGCCGAAATTCGATTACTTTGTGGTGGAAATGGGAAGGGATTTGAAGGACCTGAAGGAGTTCCCGCATTACTTTTCGTTTAGCTTAGAGAACAGGATTAAGCCGAGGCACCAAATCTGTGTAGAAAAGGGTGTGTGCTTTCCTCTTCCTATATTGTTAAAGACCAACGAGGCTCAATTCCGTGATAGATTGGAG GTGCATCAATCTTAA
- the LOC125418091 gene encoding transcription termination factor MTEF1, chloroplastic isoform X1 yields MQETHFVSSFSNNTNPFSTPRPPHFLSFHTHHHDFASLPPPIRTFQFPILSSKTTVSLPPKHPTPTSQIPSISPPPPPPPPPPPPLNSDFQEKMLFLDSIGIDFLSLIHDYPPVVSASLSDIKSTVEFVTSMGFTAVEFRRIVGMCPEVLASRVADIVPVLTFLIREARVNGLELKRVINRRPRLLACSVKDQLRPTLYFLQSIGISEVNRYTNLLSCSVEEKLIPRIEYLEKIGFSHRDALSMFRRFPQLFCYSIKDNFEPKFDYFVVEMGRDLKDLKEFPHYFSFSLENRIKPRHQICVEKGVCFPLPILLKTNEAQFRDRLEWKWSSLGEISAFGVFLVL; encoded by the exons ATGCAAGAAACTCACTTCGTCTCATCCTTCTCCAACAACACCAATCCCTTTTCCACTCCCAGACCTCCCCATTTCCTTTCCTTCCATACCCACCACCATGATTTCGCTTCCCTTCCTCCCCCCATTAGAACCTTCCAATTCCCAATTCTTTCCTCTAAAACCACCGTTTCTCTCCCTCCCAAACACCCAACTCCAACTTCACAAATCCCCTCTATATCCCCACCCCCACCTCCGCCTCCACCTCCTCCACCCCCACTCAACTCTGACTTCCAAGAGAAAATGCTCTTCCTCGACTCCATCGGCATAGACTTCCTTTCCCTAATCCACGACTACCCTCCTGTCGTTTCCGCTTCTCTTTCCGATATCAAGTCCACCGTCGAGTTCGTAACCTCCATGGGCTTCACGGCGGTCGAGTTCCGGCGGATTGTCGGCATGTGCCCTGAAGTTCTCGCCTCCCGGGTCGCCGATATCGTCCCTGTTTTGACGTTTTTGATACGGGAAGCCCGCGTTAATGGTTTGGAGCTTAAACGGGTCATAAACCGGCGGCCTAGATTGCTAGCTTGCAGCGTCAAGGATCAGCTCCGACCCACTTTGTATTTCCTCCAGAGCATTGGGATTTCGGAGGTGAACAGGTACACCAACTTGCTTTCTTGTAGCGTCGAAGAAAAGCTGATACCCAGAATCGAATACTTGGAAAAGATTGGGTTTTCTCATCGGGATGCTTTGTCTATGTTTCGGAGATTTCCGCAGCTGTTTTGCTACAGCATCAAAGACAATTTTGAGCCGAAATTCGATTACTTTGTGGTGGAAATGGGAAGGGATTTGAAGGACCTGAAGGAGTTCCCGCATTACTTTTCGTTTAGCTTAGAGAACAGGATTAAGCCGAGGCACCAAATCTGTGTAGAAAAGGGTGTGTGCTTTCCTCTTCCTATATTGTTAAAGACCAACGAGGCTCAATTCCGTGATAGATTGGAG TGGAAATGGAGTTCCTTGGGCGAGATTTCCGCTTTTGGTGTCTTTCTAGTTCTGTAA